A genomic window from Desulforegula conservatrix Mb1Pa includes:
- a CDS encoding TetR/AcrR family transcriptional regulator → MVDNSKCMDNPGTKDRILGAAERLFAVKGYHNTSLREITSTAMVNLASVNYHFGSKDKLLKSVFERRLIPMNEIRFRLLDEIDQKCKDENRKPDVREILAAFVEPTLRHMEAGEGWMEFSMLVGRALNDPDNVQADPFLELVIPLFVRMFDLLSLALPELPGKILLLKLYFSIGVVQQTISGWKRVDRFDHMPEMEKHYTSDLDTIIDTILDFIEAGTKSHLTS, encoded by the coding sequence ATGGTGGATAACTCAAAATGCATGGACAATCCGGGCACCAAGGACAGAATTCTTGGTGCGGCCGAAAGGCTTTTTGCAGTCAAAGGGTATCATAATACCTCTTTGAGGGAAATAACATCTACTGCAATGGTAAATCTTGCTTCGGTCAACTATCATTTCGGGTCAAAGGACAAACTCCTCAAGTCAGTTTTTGAACGAAGGCTGATTCCCATGAATGAAATTAGATTCAGGCTTCTTGATGAAATTGACCAAAAATGTAAAGATGAAAACAGGAAGCCTGACGTCAGGGAAATCCTCGCAGCATTTGTTGAGCCGACGCTGAGGCATATGGAGGCGGGTGAAGGCTGGATGGAATTTTCCATGCTTGTGGGAAGGGCACTGAATGATCCTGACAATGTCCAGGCTGACCCTTTTCTTGAGCTTGTAATCCCTCTTTTTGTCAGGATGTTTGATCTTCTTTCCCTTGCCCTTCCCGAGCTTCCCGGCAAAATTCTTCTTTTAAAACTCTATTTTTCAATAGGAGTCGTCCAGCAGACTATATCAGGATGGAAAAGGGTGGACAGATTTGATCATATGCCTGAGATGGAGAAACACTATACATCAGATCTTGACACAATAATTGATACAATCCTTGATTTTATTGAGGCTGGAACAAAATCACACCTTACTTCCTAA